In Paractinoplanes brasiliensis, the following proteins share a genomic window:
- a CDS encoding putative bifunctional diguanylate cyclase/phosphodiesterase, which translates to MTRAWERAGPDRRIRFAVTAATVAVVAEVALTAAGLVAGLPPLLVWLPAVAGVVMAAQACLFAAADTHGALRRFWRRLAAGLAVIALAGCSQAVDVATAPQGVLPPMSQRTLLTYVAAVLVLALAVLRLPTGSRHWRHRLTEAQDIAIVMVAAAVAAAQYLRSFTDVSSGVPASWLNLGMLAIGAAGLIAVVKSMVAGHGLLARPVLWYGAAAGALGPLSVPMMSVLKPWPHLNGSAVVLPAAGLLFCLAVREQIRAAPAPRRSSGNLAKVGVRRDSYVPLVATTLTTGLLLTVYLRTGDLPPILLGGAAVLMMMVVARQAVALSGQAALLGRLAHQASHDTLTGLPNRRAFTAAIEDRVADGEDLTVLLLDINAFGAINDGLGAASGDALLRAYGERLLATAGAGALVARLGSDEFGLLAPAGRAGTLPEQVLTATRLPLEINGHDLLMETAIGVATAAAPQTGDVFRRAEVALRAASAAGGHRVVCYDTLLDQQSGTHARLAAELRHALDDGEFHLLYQPIIDLGSGHVTSVESLIRWQRADGRVVSPADFIPVAEETGLIVELGAWVIDTASAQAADWHDRHGPHAPKVAVNVSARQLLDPALPRTVAAALARHSLPPHRLTVELTETAVFGGGPALATVRALAELGVAIALDDFGTGHSSLSLLRTCPVDVLKVDKSFIDGLNGAPEQEAIAVALSGIATSLHLRTVAEGVETAAQADRLRDLGYHHAQGFHFSRPIPADAVDALLPAAEPAALR; encoded by the coding sequence GTGACACGAGCGTGGGAGCGGGCCGGCCCGGACCGCCGGATCCGCTTCGCTGTGACGGCCGCCACCGTGGCGGTCGTGGCCGAGGTCGCGCTGACAGCCGCCGGTCTGGTCGCCGGGTTGCCACCGTTGCTGGTATGGCTGCCCGCCGTCGCCGGTGTGGTGATGGCCGCTCAGGCCTGCCTGTTCGCGGCCGCGGACACGCACGGCGCCTTGCGCAGGTTCTGGCGGCGCCTGGCGGCGGGCCTGGCCGTCATCGCCCTGGCGGGATGCAGCCAGGCGGTCGACGTGGCGACGGCGCCGCAGGGCGTGCTGCCCCCGATGAGCCAGCGCACCCTCCTCACCTACGTCGCCGCCGTCCTGGTGCTCGCGCTGGCGGTCCTGCGGCTGCCCACCGGCAGCCGGCACTGGCGGCACCGGCTCACCGAGGCCCAGGACATCGCGATCGTCATGGTCGCCGCCGCGGTGGCGGCGGCACAGTACCTGCGATCCTTCACCGATGTCAGCTCCGGTGTGCCGGCCTCGTGGCTGAACCTGGGCATGCTGGCCATCGGCGCCGCCGGGCTGATAGCGGTCGTCAAGTCGATGGTCGCCGGCCACGGCCTCCTGGCCCGTCCCGTGCTCTGGTACGGGGCCGCGGCCGGCGCGCTCGGACCGCTGTCCGTGCCGATGATGTCGGTGCTGAAGCCCTGGCCGCACCTCAACGGCAGCGCGGTCGTGCTGCCCGCCGCCGGGTTGCTGTTCTGCCTGGCCGTACGGGAGCAGATCAGGGCGGCCCCGGCTCCACGGCGTTCCTCCGGCAACTTGGCGAAGGTGGGGGTCCGGCGCGACTCGTACGTGCCGCTGGTGGCCACCACGCTGACCACCGGCCTGCTGCTGACGGTCTACCTGCGCACGGGTGACCTGCCGCCGATCCTGCTGGGCGGCGCCGCCGTGCTGATGATGATGGTCGTGGCCCGCCAGGCCGTCGCGCTGTCCGGTCAGGCCGCCCTGCTCGGCCGGCTCGCTCACCAGGCGTCGCACGACACCCTCACGGGGCTGCCGAACCGGCGCGCCTTCACCGCGGCGATCGAGGACCGGGTCGCCGACGGCGAGGACCTGACCGTGCTGTTGCTGGACATCAACGCGTTCGGCGCGATCAACGACGGGCTGGGCGCGGCCTCGGGCGACGCGCTGCTGCGGGCGTACGGGGAAAGGTTGCTCGCCACCGCGGGCGCCGGCGCCCTTGTCGCCCGGCTCGGCAGCGACGAGTTCGGTCTGCTGGCGCCGGCCGGACGCGCGGGCACGCTGCCGGAGCAGGTGCTGACGGCGACGCGCCTGCCGCTGGAGATCAACGGCCATGACCTGCTGATGGAGACGGCCATCGGCGTGGCCACCGCCGCGGCCCCGCAGACCGGCGACGTCTTCCGCCGCGCCGAGGTGGCCCTGCGAGCCGCCTCCGCCGCCGGCGGGCACCGCGTGGTCTGCTACGACACGCTGCTCGACCAGCAGTCCGGCACCCACGCCCGGCTCGCCGCCGAGCTGCGCCACGCCCTCGACGACGGCGAGTTCCACCTGCTCTACCAGCCCATCATCGACCTCGGCAGCGGGCACGTGACCAGCGTCGAGTCGCTGATCCGCTGGCAACGGGCGGACGGCCGGGTCGTCTCGCCGGCCGACTTCATCCCCGTCGCCGAGGAGACCGGCCTGATCGTCGAACTCGGCGCCTGGGTGATCGACACGGCCTCCGCGCAGGCCGCCGACTGGCACGACCGGCACGGCCCGCACGCGCCGAAGGTCGCGGTCAACGTCTCCGCCCGGCAGCTGCTCGATCCCGCCCTGCCGCGCACCGTCGCGGCCGCCCTCGCGCGGCACTCGCTGCCGCCGCACCGGCTCACCGTGGAGCTCACCGAGACCGCGGTCTTCGGCGGCGGCCCGGCCCTGGCCACGGTGCGGGCGCTGGCCGAGCTCGGTGTCGCCATCGCGCTGGACGACTTCGGCACCGGCCACTCCTCGCTCAGCCTGCTGCGCACCTGCCCGGTGGACGTGCTGAAGGTGGACAAGTCCTTCATCGACGGGCTCAACGGCGCGCCCGAGCAGGAGGCGATCGCGGTCGCGCTGTCCGGCATCGCCACCTCGCTGCACCTGCGCACCGTCGCCGAAGGTGTCGAGACCGCCGCGCAGGCCGACCGGCTGCGCGACCTGGGATACCACCACGCGCAGGGCTTCCACTTCTCCCGCCCGATCCCCGCGGACGCCGTCGACGCGCTGCTACCGGCCGCCGAACCCGCCGCGCTGCGCTGA
- a CDS encoding GntR family transcriptional regulator: MIVIDSASPVPPFEQLRAQLAGQIQEGTLAVGIRLPTIRRLAADLGLAVNTVGRAYRELEEAGLIETRGAAGSFVSAAGAQGRERARRAAAEYAAVIASVGIDTTEAVRIVQAALAKGVPEAAG, from the coding sequence ATGATCGTCATCGACTCGGCGTCGCCCGTCCCGCCGTTCGAACAACTCCGCGCCCAGCTCGCCGGGCAGATCCAGGAAGGCACGCTGGCCGTGGGCATCAGGCTGCCGACCATCCGCCGCCTGGCCGCCGACCTGGGCCTGGCGGTCAACACGGTCGGCCGGGCCTACCGGGAACTGGAGGAGGCCGGGCTGATCGAAACCCGCGGCGCCGCCGGATCCTTCGTGTCGGCGGCCGGGGCGCAGGGTCGCGAACGGGCCCGCCGCGCCGCCGCCGAGTACGCCGCCGTCATCGCCAGCGTCGGCATCGACACCACCGAGGCCGTACGCATCGTCCAGGCGGCCCTGGCCAAGGGCGTACCCGAGGCGGCGGGCTAG
- a CDS encoding DUF6326 family protein — MKGQLRDLAVDVKVVLGGLWATTLLVFAYVDLFGFYRADLVRGVLAGEVGGFVVDQVFLVLTTLYVAVASLMVAVSLLAPARFNRIANIVVSLFYAVTAGVSLAGETWAYYIVGISIQMALLLLITRVAWTWPRNT; from the coding sequence ATGAAGGGTCAGCTTCGGGATCTCGCCGTTGACGTCAAGGTTGTGCTCGGTGGTCTGTGGGCCACCACTCTGCTCGTGTTCGCCTACGTCGACCTGTTCGGTTTCTATCGCGCGGACCTGGTCCGGGGTGTGCTCGCCGGCGAGGTGGGCGGGTTCGTGGTCGACCAGGTGTTCCTGGTGCTCACGACGCTGTACGTCGCGGTCGCGTCGCTGATGGTCGCCGTCTCGCTGCTCGCCCCGGCCCGGTTCAACCGGATCGCCAACATCGTGGTCAGCCTGTTCTACGCGGTGACCGCCGGGGTCTCGCTCGCAGGGGAGACCTGGGCGTACTACATCGTCGGCATCTCCATCCAGATGGCGCTGCTGCTGCTCATCACCCGGGTGGCGTGGACGTGGCCGCGGAACACCTAG
- a CDS encoding sensor histidine kinase: protein MSNAAASPPPAWRDWTLAAFVPAALVADVAFRDLAWWPVAVVFSCGLAVAVLVRRTRPLLAVVYAFGGFAVLEVVSVVAGSEAFDLTSGWVVLLLAYSLLRWGAGRDAAIGVAVVVAALAVIVTVNFPGTAEATAGIAIVLLAAALGTSVRYRNAARAQLIMQAKLQEREQLARELHDTVAHHVSAIAIQAQAGLFLARSSSLSGATEALEIIDREAARTLAEMRTMVSALRDRGQAPAVAGRRRIGDIVDLATDGADALRIGVELRGDLTNLPPAVESALYRVTQESITNAQRHARLATRVMVEVTGTANDVRLTVTDDGAPGASAAGPSGFGVAGMTERVELLGGTLSAGPNPDRGWSVRAVLPRRGVA from the coding sequence GTGTCGAACGCCGCGGCATCTCCGCCGCCCGCCTGGCGGGACTGGACACTCGCCGCGTTCGTGCCGGCTGCGCTCGTGGCCGATGTGGCCTTCCGCGACCTCGCCTGGTGGCCCGTCGCCGTGGTGTTCAGCTGCGGCCTGGCGGTGGCAGTCCTCGTCCGGCGTACCCGTCCGCTGCTCGCGGTGGTGTACGCCTTCGGCGGGTTCGCGGTGCTCGAGGTGGTCTCCGTCGTCGCGGGCAGCGAAGCCTTCGACCTGACCAGCGGATGGGTGGTGCTCCTGCTGGCGTACTCGCTGCTGCGGTGGGGCGCCGGCCGCGACGCCGCCATCGGGGTCGCTGTCGTGGTGGCGGCGCTGGCCGTCATCGTGACCGTCAACTTCCCCGGGACGGCGGAGGCCACCGCCGGGATCGCGATCGTGCTGCTGGCGGCCGCGCTCGGAACGTCCGTACGCTACCGGAACGCGGCCCGCGCGCAGCTGATCATGCAGGCGAAGCTCCAGGAACGCGAACAGCTGGCCCGGGAACTGCACGACACCGTCGCCCACCATGTCTCAGCGATCGCGATCCAGGCGCAGGCGGGCCTCTTCCTCGCACGATCGTCGTCACTGAGCGGCGCCACCGAGGCCCTCGAGATCATCGACCGTGAGGCCGCCCGGACCCTGGCGGAGATGCGCACCATGGTCAGCGCGCTGCGGGACCGCGGGCAGGCGCCGGCCGTGGCCGGCCGGCGCCGGATCGGCGACATCGTGGACCTCGCCACCGACGGCGCCGACGCGCTGCGCATCGGGGTCGAACTCCGCGGTGACCTGACGAACCTGCCACCGGCCGTCGAGAGCGCCCTGTACCGCGTGACGCAGGAGTCGATAACCAACGCTCAGCGCCACGCACGGCTGGCCACCCGGGTCATGGTCGAGGTGACCGGCACCGCCAACGACGTCCGCCTGACGGTCACCGACGACGGCGCACCCGGCGCGTCCGCCGCCGGCCCGTCCGGCTTCGGGGTGGCCGGCATGACCGAGCGGGTCGAGCTGCTGGGTGGCACGCTCTCCGCCGGGCCGAACCCGGATCGTGGCTGGAGCGTCCGGGCCGTCCTCCCCCGCCGGGGTGTGGCATGA
- a CDS encoding response regulator, producing the protein MSIRVVIADDQGIVRAGLSTILTGQPGIEVVGQAPDGLAAVSLARRLRPDVCLFDIRMPALDGIEATRLLAGPDVAQPLAVVVITTFDTDENIYGALRAGARGFLLKGAEPDQLVQAVHAAAKGDALIDPAVTGRLLATFARTHPAVTPAQPVTPLTDREEDVLGRVARGATNAEIARELHISMSTVKFHLAGLMTKLATRNRVELALWAYQTNRLS; encoded by the coding sequence ATGAGCATTCGCGTAGTCATCGCCGATGACCAGGGCATCGTCAGAGCCGGCTTGTCGACGATCCTCACCGGTCAGCCCGGTATCGAGGTCGTCGGCCAGGCCCCCGATGGGCTCGCGGCGGTCTCGCTCGCCCGGCGTCTGCGTCCGGACGTGTGCCTGTTCGACATCCGGATGCCCGCCCTCGACGGCATCGAGGCCACCCGGCTGCTGGCCGGGCCGGACGTCGCCCAGCCACTGGCCGTCGTCGTGATCACCACCTTCGACACCGACGAGAACATCTACGGCGCCCTGCGCGCGGGGGCCCGCGGCTTCCTGCTCAAGGGCGCCGAACCGGACCAGCTGGTGCAGGCCGTCCACGCCGCGGCGAAGGGCGACGCGCTGATCGACCCGGCCGTCACCGGCCGGCTGCTGGCCACCTTCGCCCGCACCCACCCGGCGGTCACACCCGCGCAACCTGTCACGCCGCTGACCGACCGGGAGGAGGACGTGCTGGGCCGGGTCGCCCGGGGCGCCACCAATGCCGAGATCGCCCGGGAACTGCACATCAGCATGAGCACGGTCAAGTTCCACCTCGCCGGCCTCATGACCAAGCTGGCAACACGCAACCGGGTCGAGCTCGCCCTGTGGGCCTACCAGACAAACCGCCTCTCGTGA
- a CDS encoding sensor histidine kinase — protein MNSTAVAQPVGAKAAIGWIGAALVTAVAVAGVLPVASQWPVITTAAVLTSTAWASTGAVLAAVPGQGVNAALFQLVGLFWAISWLDNHEAGPFPALAYLAGPAQLVAAATVLLRYPHSRLEPWSRVYVLVAAGWLLPLRLLTMLFSEPERLQHDARVWWPTIAHDDRAYHVLSDLFWFGSAILLPLFVVVLTRHLWRAARIDRRMLAPLIVAAAGAAVTVIIRVPLRIVAPSVTTPMVLVALESAGLLCIPLAFLWSAVNRRLARGTIADLVVALARLRTPVEIRGLLRATLHDPRLEILYRSPGLDGLVSSTGSPADAPDPDRNVLVDVHGHDGSLLATVVADRALERYRPLLDAAVSASGMAIENARLQAVAEGQMREVHEIRSLLAGAGPAERRRIERDLHDGVQQRLLALAMRLEVVRQSTREPAVRTIVDQTHEEVRASLAELRRLAHGIRPSALDADGLRAAVLDLAARMPVPVRVDVPPRRWPPAAEETAYFVVCEALANVLKHAEAGTATVVVTDRGERLGVEVGDDGRGGADLRAGTGLTGLAARVEATGGTLTVRSPPGGGTLIVAEVAWT, from the coding sequence GTGAACAGCACAGCAGTGGCTCAGCCGGTCGGGGCGAAGGCCGCCATCGGTTGGATCGGCGCGGCTCTGGTCACTGCCGTGGCCGTTGCCGGGGTGCTGCCGGTCGCGTCGCAATGGCCGGTCATCACCACCGCCGCGGTCCTCACCAGCACGGCGTGGGCATCGACCGGCGCGGTGCTCGCCGCGGTGCCCGGCCAGGGGGTCAACGCGGCCCTGTTTCAGCTGGTCGGTCTGTTCTGGGCGATCAGCTGGCTCGACAACCATGAGGCCGGGCCCTTCCCCGCGCTGGCCTATCTGGCCGGTCCGGCCCAGCTGGTGGCCGCGGCCACGGTGCTGCTGCGGTACCCGCACTCCCGGCTCGAGCCCTGGAGCCGGGTCTACGTCCTGGTCGCGGCGGGCTGGCTGCTGCCCCTGCGGCTGCTCACCATGCTGTTCTCGGAGCCGGAGCGGCTGCAGCACGACGCCCGCGTGTGGTGGCCGACGATCGCCCACGACGACCGGGCTTACCACGTGCTTTCCGACCTGTTCTGGTTCGGCTCGGCGATTCTGCTGCCGCTGTTCGTGGTGGTCCTCACGAGGCACCTCTGGCGGGCGGCCCGCATCGATCGGCGGATGCTGGCGCCGCTGATCGTCGCCGCGGCAGGCGCGGCGGTCACCGTCATCATCCGGGTGCCGTTGCGCATCGTCGCCCCGTCCGTGACGACTCCGATGGTGCTCGTGGCGCTGGAAAGTGCCGGCTTGTTGTGCATACCGCTGGCGTTCCTGTGGAGCGCTGTGAACCGGCGGCTGGCCCGGGGCACCATAGCCGACCTGGTGGTGGCGCTGGCCCGGCTGCGTACGCCGGTGGAGATCCGAGGGCTGTTGCGCGCCACACTGCACGACCCCCGGCTGGAGATCCTTTACCGGTCCCCCGGCCTGGACGGGCTGGTGAGCTCGACGGGTTCTCCCGCCGACGCGCCGGATCCCGACCGCAACGTCCTCGTCGACGTCCACGGACACGACGGCAGCCTGCTCGCCACCGTCGTCGCCGATCGCGCCCTCGAGCGGTACCGGCCACTGCTCGACGCGGCGGTGTCCGCGAGCGGCATGGCGATCGAGAACGCGCGGTTGCAGGCCGTCGCCGAGGGGCAGATGCGGGAGGTTCACGAGATCCGGTCGCTGCTGGCCGGGGCGGGGCCGGCGGAGCGACGCCGCATCGAGCGGGACCTGCACGACGGGGTGCAGCAGCGTCTGCTCGCCCTAGCGATGAGACTCGAGGTGGTCCGGCAGAGCACACGCGAGCCGGCGGTACGGACGATCGTGGACCAGACCCATGAGGAGGTGCGCGCGTCGCTGGCGGAGCTGCGGAGGCTGGCCCACGGCATCCGCCCGTCGGCGCTCGACGCGGACGGGCTGCGGGCGGCCGTCCTCGACCTGGCAGCGCGCATGCCCGTGCCGGTCCGGGTCGATGTGCCACCGCGGCGCTGGCCACCGGCGGCGGAGGAAACCGCCTACTTCGTGGTCTGCGAGGCGTTGGCGAACGTCCTGAAGCACGCCGAGGCCGGCACGGCGACCGTGGTCGTCACCGATCGTGGGGAGAGGCTCGGCGTCGAGGTCGGCGACGACGGCCGTGGCGGCGCCGACCTCCGGGCCGGTACGGGCCTGACCGGCCTGGCCGCGCGTGTCGAAGCGACCGGCGGCACCCTGACAGTGCGGAGCCCTCCCGGCGGAGGAACCTTGATCGTGGCGGAGGTCGCATGGACGTGA
- a CDS encoding LuxR C-terminal-related transcriptional regulator — protein MDVTPRRVALVDDSTLFRGGLAMLLGSVGVEVVLETPPGDGVPAALTTASPDVVILDIRMPPTFTDEGIALAREVRRVRPATGILLLSTFGDPAYAADLLTIGSTGTGYLIKDRVTDVGALRDAIERIMAGECVIDPDIVAQLLLRSRAAGLLERLTARELEVLKLVAEGRSNRAVAGKLHMSIKTVEAYIASIFTKLDLAPAEEDNRRVLAVLTWMRATPGH, from the coding sequence ATGGACGTGACCCCTCGGCGGGTCGCGCTGGTCGACGACTCGACGTTGTTCCGGGGTGGCCTCGCCATGTTGCTGGGCAGCGTCGGTGTCGAGGTCGTGCTCGAAACGCCGCCCGGCGACGGCGTTCCGGCAGCGTTGACGACCGCGTCCCCGGATGTGGTGATCCTGGACATCCGCATGCCGCCCACCTTCACCGACGAGGGGATCGCGCTCGCCCGGGAGGTGCGCCGCGTCCGGCCCGCGACCGGAATCCTGTTGCTGTCCACGTTCGGCGACCCGGCGTACGCCGCCGATCTGCTGACCATCGGCTCCACCGGCACCGGATACCTGATCAAGGACCGGGTCACCGACGTCGGGGCGCTCCGTGACGCGATCGAGCGAATCATGGCCGGGGAGTGCGTGATCGACCCGGACATCGTGGCCCAGCTGCTTCTGCGCAGCCGGGCCGCCGGACTGCTCGAGCGGCTCACCGCGCGTGAACTCGAGGTTCTGAAACTCGTCGCCGAGGGCCGGTCGAACCGCGCCGTGGCCGGCAAACTCCACATGAGCATCAAGACCGTCGAGGCCTACATCGCCTCGATCTTCACCAAGCTCGACCTGGCTCCGGCCGAAGAGGACAACCGGCGCGTCCTCGCCGTCCTCACCTGGATGCGCGCCACACCCGGACACTAG